From a single Oreochromis niloticus isolate F11D_XX linkage group LG3, O_niloticus_UMD_NMBU, whole genome shotgun sequence genomic region:
- the sgms2b gene encoding phosphatidylcholine:ceramide cholinephosphotransferase 2, whose product MAASELIQEDDDNCIEVISADSPSPPQSTKVPNHNPTHHISRAPPSEDVLDGDGDGKCKRERRKITEVLKENQLINSLCNKIRQRCDYDQITKESDNPLPKEWWKTGVSFIYAFFALVLNAVIIVIIHERVPDTSVSPPLPDKFFDYIDRVPWAFKATEACGLTLCGLWLVQWLALKHRAIVARRCFFMIATLYLYRCITMYITTLPVPGKHLECAPKLYNDVTEKMWRILRMVSGGGLNVTGSHILCGDYLYSGHTIMLRLSYLFIKEYCPPRFWWYRWFCFFLSIFGLICILLGHEHYSIDVVVAYFVVNWTFRWYYAMLESHVHNQEPNKYLTRTWWNRIFKFLEGNVKATVPVEFGWPVPIPTTSCRRRYSIVDRYDS is encoded by the exons ATGGCGGCATCAGAACTGATACAGGAAGATGATGATAACTGCATAGAAGTGATTTCAGCAGATTCGCCTTCACCTCCTCAGTCTACTAAGGTGCCCAACCATAACCCAACCCACCACATCTCCCGGGCACCTCCTTCTGAGGACGTTCTCGATGGTGATGGTGATGGCAAATGCAAACGTGAGCGCAGAAAAATTACTGAAGTGCTGAAAGAGAACCAGCTGATAAACTCGCTGTGCAACAAGATCCGGCAACGCTGCGACTACGACCAGATAACCAAGGAGTCAGACAACCCTCTCCCTAAAGAGTGGTGGAAAACGGGTGTGTCCTTTATTTACGCCTTCTTCGCCCTGGTGTTAAACGCTGTCATAATCGTTATCATCCACGAGCGGGTGCCAGACACGTCTGTGAGTCCGCCGCTTCCTGACAAGTTCTTCGACTACATTGACAGAGTGCCCTGGGCCTTCAAAGCAACAGAGGCCTGTGGCTTGACTCTCTGTGGATTGTGGTTGGTCCAGTGGCTGGCACTTAAACACAG AGCGATCGTGGCTCGGCGGTGTTTCTTCATGATTGCGACGCTCTACCTGTATCGCTGCATCACCATGTACATCACCACCCTGCCGGTACCTGGAAAACACTTAGAGTGCGCGCCAAAG CTCTACAACGATGTGACGGAGAAAATGTGGCGGATTCTCCGGATGGTCTCAGGAGGAG GTTTGAACGTGACCGGCTCTCACATCTTGTGTGGAGACTATTTGTACAGCGGTCACACCATCATGCTGAGGCTGTCCTACCTCTTCATCAAGGAGT actgcCCCCCCAGGTTCTGGTGGTATCGTTGGTTCTGCTTTTTCCTGAGCATATTTGGACTCATCTGCATCCTCCTTGGCCACGAACACTACAGCATTGACGTGGTGGTTGCATACTTTGTCGTCAACTGGACCTTCCGGTGGTACTACGCCATGCTGGAATCACAT GTACACAATCAGGAACCCAACAAGTACCTGACTAGGACCTGGTGGAACCGGATCTTCAAATTCCTGGAAGGGAACGTCAAGGCCACTGTCCCCGTTGAGTTTGGGTGGCCGGTGCCCATCCCTACTACCTCATGCAGACGGAGATACAGTATAGTGGACAGGTATGATAGTTAA